A section of the Pochonia chlamydosporia 170 chromosome 2, whole genome shotgun sequence genome encodes:
- a CDS encoding E3 ubiquitin-protein ligase BRE1 (similar to Verticillium alfalfae VaMs.102 XP_003006436.1) produces the protein MEDRKRPAIGGADDLAAPPSKRVAVNGSKTKDDAIEMKEEGWIENYAKGAIYRQMQEYSRKAATAESRLEELHKRCVHHDDHLRIIDGWWRQLLEELEVVAEPTISGNAPTSEPPYLSAIGFKDLNEFQNHLSDKGKTIKTKAESLLSRLASQRGSLSPEAATLEAKVNNLLAAQKEYMLKLDRLNTEKDQLSEQLNAATLRYFKAEKKLDRAKSSQVQKLEQQAFANATRPAGAAAAAAAAAASSEVGSDQHEVNGSSDELLLKYEEATASSAKQKEQLDSILSELKTAQDENSTLKARQNTWTDEDFIRTDVFKQFKAQNEDLIKRINNLEATNKQLREEAEKLQAERTSYKTQLEADANQVTQELEADIMTRDQDLARVRSARDEILAENTQRKASMEQEKTSMGHVKDLISAKDDRIAALESRLSRLEPAEDQEMTNTDDLTDVSEDDLRQRYKKLQQDFQSINQELPSIEKAYKKMKDQAQKRVLDFVAMEEKVSLLIAEKSKADQKYFAARKDADTRNNEIRSLRHQNSKSTEIIAQLKDLEAQNRLLLGNLEKQVADLKQSNAVLTAENKKMESTSLEAVRRSDSLNRQIGDLTSLVKSRDNASAAVRERNTVQEAEVEKLKVRIEHAQKDRDNWKNKALSNSSEEEEMLREQF, from the exons ATGGAGGACAGGAAGAGGCCCGCCATCGGCGGTGCCGATGATCTCGCTGCTCCTCCGAGCAAGCGAGTGGCCGTGAATGGATCCAAGACGAAAGATGATGCGATAGagatgaaggaagaaggctggaTCGAG AACTACGCCAAAGGAGCAATATACCGCCAGATGCAAGAATACAGTCGCAAGGCTGCGACAGCAGAGTCACGTCTCGAAGAACTGCACAAGCGATGCGTACATCATGATGATCACCTACGAATTATTGACGGCTGGTGGCGCCAA TTACTTGAGGAATTGGAAGTCGTAGCAGAGCCTACAATATCAGGCAATGCACCAACATCAG AACCTCCGTATCTCAGTGCCATCGGGTTTAAGGACTTGAACGAGTTTCAAAACCATCTATCAGATAAAGGTAAAACTATAAAGACGAAGGCAGAGTCATTGCTCAGCCGCCTTGCCTCTCAGCGTGGCTCCCTTAGCCCTGAAGCTGCTACATTGGAGGCCAAGGTGAACAATCTACTCGCCGCGCAGAAGGAATATATGCTCAAGCTGGATCGGTTGAATACGGAAAAAGATCAACTATCAGAGCAACTGAACGCCGCCACATTAAGATACTTTAAGGCCGAAAAGAAGCTGGATCGAGCGAAAAGTTCACAAGTGCAAAAGTTGGAGCAACAAGCTTTTGCAAATGCTACACGTCCAGCTGgagcggcggcggcagcggcagcggcagcagcgtcCAGTGAAGTTGGGTCAGATCAACATGAGGTGAACGGTTCGTCGGATGAACTATTACTCAAATATGAGGAAGCAACGGCGTCTTCAGCGAAGCAGAAGGAACAACTTGATTCTATTCTGTCTGAGTTGAAAACAGCACAAGACGAAAATTCAACACTCAAAGCGCGCCAAAATACCTGGACAGATGAAGATTTTATCCGGACAGATGTATTCAAGCAGTTCAAGGCGCAAAATGAGGATCTTATTAAGCGAATTAACAACCTGGAGGCCACGAATAAGCAACTTCGGGAAGAAGCTGAGAAGTTGCAGGCAGAGCGGACGTCGTATAAAACCCAGTTGGAAGCCGATGCAAATCAAGTAACCCAGGAGCTGGAGGCCGACATCATGACTAGAGATCAGGACCTTGCTCGTGTTCGTTCTGCGAGGGACGAAATTCTTGCCGAGAATACACAACGAAAAGCCAGCATGGAGCAAGAGAAGACATCAATGGGACACGTTAAAGACTTGATTAGTGCTAAAGACGATCGCATTGCGGCATTGGAATCTCGACTTTCGCGGCTTGAACCTGCCGAGGACCAGGAAATGACAAACACGGATGACCTCACCGATGTTTCCGAGGATGACCTGCGCCAAAGGTATAAAAAGTTACAACAAGACTtccaatccatcaaccaaGAACTCCCATCCATCGAAAAGGCATACAAGAAAATGAAAGATCAGGCCCAGAAGAGGGTATTGGACTTTGTAGCAATGGAGGAGAAGGTGTCGCTTTTGATTGCAGAGAAGAGTAAGGCGGATCAGAAGTATTTCGCAGCAAGAAAGGATGCCGACACCCGAAACAACGAGATAAGATCGCTGCGGCACCAGAACAGCAAGAGCACCGAGATCATTGCTCAGTTGAAGGACCTGGAGGCCCAGAATAGACTACTTCTTGGGAATTTGGAGAAGCAGGTTGCCGACTTGAAGCAGTCAAATGCTGTTTTGACGGCGGAGAATAAGAAGATGGAATCGACCAGTCTAGAGGCTGTGAGACGTTCTGATTCTCTGAACCGACAGATCGGCGActtgacaagcttggtgAAGTCTCGAGACAATGCATCAGCAGCCGTGCGAGAGCGCAACACAGTGCAGGAAGCAGAAgtcgagaagctcaaggttCGAATTGAGCACGCGCAAAAGGACCGAGATAACTGGAAAAACAAGGCTTTGAGCAACTCGtcggaggaagaggaaatgctCCGG GAACAATTTTAA
- a CDS encoding C6 transcription factor (similar to Metarhizium acridum CQMa 102 XP_007810036.1), protein MPNISSTTDMAAAQREETSKRNKRWMLPPRITLPVVILAMTATFASPAFAENELLAPKITTPASLDRTTFSDVADEVRTAMAPPVTMPSTDGMPGLRRMKRNGKDGDSDSSTDSSETTCTESSTTSTTMTRLSQRSTSTVDTSSSPLPSPFDNPVPNAFQIPGGGTSCPKFMAGLLSDPTFKSCYPISMLMQTSTSFFNAEKQLVSIVKVLDATCAADVTKCTSFLNKAAQNLTADANCKAEFEQNQTQVLLAWRGLQAYNVLYSATCLQDPSSSSYCFANAVTNLSTPSDTYLYFMPYGLALPGASTPTCNWCTQKTMSIYHSASANRRQLVASRYEDAARQVNTLCGPNFVNSTLPAAENGAFAVTVPSSFSIVFNALLALFLFSCFL, encoded by the exons ATGCCCAACATCTCGTCAACGACGGACATGGCTGCGGCGCAGAGGGAGGAAACGTCTAAGCGAAACAAACGGTGGATGCTACCTCCTCGAATAACCCTGCCGGTCGTCATACTTGCCATGACCGCTACATTTGCCTCGCCCGCATTTGCTGAAAACGAATTGTTGGCCCCAAAAATAACTACTCCCGCGTCTCTTGATAGGACGACCTTTTCAGATGTCGCAGATGAAGTGAGGACCGCAATGGCTCCCCCGGTCACAATGCCGTCTACAGATGGGATGCCGGGACTTAGACGAATGAAGAGAAACGGAAAAGACGGGGACTCAGACTCGTCAACAGATAGCAGCGAGACCACATGCACGGAATCTTCGACTACATCAACTACCATGACTAGATTGTCGCAGAGATCTACATCAACAGTCGATACCAGCTCTTCTCCTCTACCATCTCCCTTCGACAACCCCGTTCCTAATGCCTTTCAAATCCCAGGCGGAGGGACTTCTTGCCCAAAGTTCATGGCCGGGCTACTCTCGGATCCCACTTTCAAGAGTTGTTATCCCATTTCCATGCTTATGCAG ACATCAACATCGTTCTTCAACGCCGAGAAGCAACTTGTTAGCATCGTCAAAGTCCTAGATGCGACATGTGCGGCCGACGTTACCAAGTGTACCAGCTTCCTAAACAAGGCGGCTCAGAACCTGACTGCTGATGCAAACTGCAAGGCTGAATTCGAGCAAAACCAGACCCAGGTCTTACTAGCATGGCGTGGTCTTCAAGCCTACAATGTCCTTTATTCGGCGACCTGTCTGCAAGACCCTTCGTCGAGCTCATACTGCTTTGCCAATGCAGTAACAAACCTATCGACTCCATCAGATACATATCTATATTTCATGCCTTATGGACTCGCATTACCAGGCgcatcaacgccaacttGTAACTGGTGCACACAAAAAACCATGTCGATTTATCACTCCGCGTCCGCGAACCGAAGACAACTCGTTGCCTCAAGGTATGAAGACGCAGCGAGACAAGTCAACACTCTGTGCGGACCAAATTTTGTCAATTCAACTCTACCAGCTGCTGAGAATGGGGCCTTTGCCGTGACAGTTCCGTCCTCTTTCAGCATTGTTTTCAACGCTCTCTTGGCGCTCTTCCTATTTTCATGCTTCTTATAA
- a CDS encoding multidrug resistance protein 3 (similar to Aspergillus terreus NIH2624 XP_001208711.1), with amino-acid sequence MADHHSEKAVAPHQSDSERSSSRGRDSSDGGKATPQDEKADLQRALTKADSKVAAAPPKATDPEEMYRHLPADEAEVLKRQTITPELKQGVAVLYRYASRNDLIIIAVSAICAIASGAALPLMTVIFGNLQRIFQDYFYSLGKMTYDSFVDELSKYVLYFVYLAIGEFVVTYICTVGFIYTGEHISAKIREHYLESCMRQNIGFFDKLGAGEVTTRITADTNLIQEGISEKVSLTLAAIATFITAFVIGFVNYWKLTLILSSTVFALLLNIGIGSSFMLKHNKNSLEAYAQGGSLADEVVSSIRNAIAFGTQDRLARQYDKHLAKAEFFGFRVKSSMAIMVAGMMLILFLNYGLAFWQGSHYIVEGIIPLNKILIIMMSVMIGAFNLGNVAPNIQAFTTAVAAAAKIFNTIDRVSPLDPSADTGDKIENLQGNIRLENIKHIYPSRPEVVVMDDVSLEIPAGKTTALVGASGSGKSTIVGLVERFYDPVQGAVYLDGQDISKLNLRWLRQQMALVSQEPTLFGTTIFKNISHGLIGTQYEHEGEEKHREMVIQAAIKANAHDFISALPEGYETNVGERGFLLSGGQKQRIAIARAVVSDPKILLLDEATSALDTKSEGVVQAALEVAAAGRTTITIAHRLSTIKDAHNIVVMTSGRIVEQGTHDELLEKKGAYYKLVSAQNIAAADDLTPEEEERINEHEEELIRKMSTNKEGEFTVDPDDDIAAKLRRSSTQKSVSSIALQKNKAEAEKKYGLWTLLKLITSFNTPEWHLMLFGLVFAAICGGGNPTAAVFFAKQIVTLSQPVTDANRNEIKKDSDFWSAMYLMLAFVQFIAFSAQGIAFAMCSERLVRRVRDKAFRAMLRQDVAFFDKDENTAGALTSFLSTETTHVAGLSGVTLGTLLMMSTTLIAACALGLAIGWKLSLVCIATMPILLGCGFFRFWMLAHFQRRSKAAYASSATFASEAISAIRTVAALTREKDVLTQYRDSLAEQQRRSLMSVLKSSALYAASQSLLFLCFALGFWYGGTLIGKGEYDQFQFFLCFMAVIFGAQSAGTIFSFAPDMGKAHHAAGELKTLFDRKPTIDSWSEEGQRLPEVDGTLEFRDVHFRYPTRPDVPVLRGLNLTIRPGQYVALVGASGCGKSTTIALLERFYDPLSGGVFVDDKEISSLNINDYRSHIALVSQEPTLYQGTIKENILLGSAKENVSDDAIEFACREANIYDFIISLPEGFNTVVGSKGTLLSGGQKQRIAIARALIRDPKILLLDEATSALDSESEHVVQAALDKAAKGRTTIAVAHRLSTIQKADVIYVFDQGRIVEAGTHSELMKKNGRYAELVNLQSLAKHG; translated from the exons ATGGCTGACCATCATTCAGAAAAGGCCGTTGCGCCTCACCAATCCGACTCGGAACGATCGAGTAGTCGGGGACGTGATTCGTCTGACGGCGGCAAGGCAACTCCTCAAGATGAAAAGGCAGACCTTCAGCGTGCTCTTACAAAGGCCGACTCCAAAGTCGCGGCAGCTCCGCCCAAGGCCACCGACCCCGAAGAGATGTACCGTCATCTACCTGCAGACGAGGCCGAAGTCTTGAAGCGCCAAACCATCACACCAGAGTTGAAGCAGGGAGTCGCCGTACTCTATCGTTATGCCTCGCGCAATGACCTCATCATTATTGCAGTCTCTGCGATTTGCGCCATTGCCTCTGGCGCTGctttgcccttgatgacGGTCATTTTTGGAAACCTCCAGCGCATTTTCCAAGACTACTTTTACTctcttggcaagatgacCTACGATTCATTCGTGGACGAACTGAGCAAATATGTCCTCTACTTTGTCTACCTGGCCATTGGTGAATTCGTTGTCACTTACATCTGCACCGTCGGTTTCATCTACACTGGTGAGCATATTAGTGCCAAGATTCGCGAGCATTATCTTGAAAGTTGCATGCGCCAGAATATTGGTTTCTTCGACaagcttggtgctggcgaGGTGACCACTCGCATCACCGCCGACACCAATCTCATTCAAGAGGGTATCTCTGAGAAGGTGTCCTTGACtcttgccgccattgccacctTCATCACCGCTTTTGTCATTGGATTTGTCAACTACTGGAAGCTGACGCTCATTCTGTCTTCTACTGTGTTCGCGCTTCTCCTCaacattggcattggctcGAGTTTCATGCTGAAGCACAACAAGAACTCACTTGAAGCTTATGCGCAGGGCGGCAGTCTTGCCGACGAAGTTGTCAGCTCTATCCGCAACGCAATCGCCTTTGGCACCCAGGACCGTCTCGCCAGGCAATACGACAAACACTTGGCAAAGGCCGAGTTCTTCGGATTCCGCGTCAAGAGTTCAATGGCTATCATGGTTGCCGGCATGATGCTTATTCTCTTCTTGAACTACGGTCTTGCATTCTGGCAAGGTAGCCACTATATTGTGGAGGGCATCATTCCCCTCAACAaaatcctcatcatcatgatgTCTGTCATGATCGGTGCCTTCAACCTTGGAAACGTCGCTCCCAACATTCAGGCCTTCACCACCGCTGTGGCCGCTGCTGCGAAGatcttcaacaccattgacCGTGTTTCCCCTCTTGACCCTAGTGCGGATACTGGTGACAAGATTGAGAATCTCCAGGGAAACATTCGGTTAGAGAATATCAAGCACATCTACCCCTCCCGCCCTGAAGTGGTGGTCATGGACGATGTCTCTCTTGAGATTCCCGCTGGAAAGACTACTGCCCTCGTTGGTGCTTCAGGTTCCGGCAAGAGCACCATTGTCGGACTGGTTGAACGATTTTACGATCCTGTTCAGGGTGCTGTCTACCTTGACGGTCAGGATATTAGCAAGCTCAATCTGAGATGGCTCCGTCAGCAAATGGCCCTCGTGAGCCAAGAACCAACACTATTCGGTACTACCATCTTCAAGAACATCAGTCACGGTCTCATTGGAACCCAGTATGAAcatgaaggagaagagaagcaCAGAGAAATGGTTATTCAGGCGGCTATCAAAGCTAACGCTCATGACTTCATCTCTGCTCTCCCGGAAGGCTACGAAACCAACGTGGGCGAGCGCGGTTTCCTCTTGTCTGGAGGACAAAAGCAGCGTATTGCGATTGCCCGAGCCGTAGTTTCTGACCCAAAGA ttcttcttcttgatgaggCCACATCTGCCCTCGACACAAAGTCTGAAGGCGTCGTGCAGGCTGCCCTGGAAGTCGCCGCCGCTGGTCGAACCACCATTACTATTGCGCATCGTTTGTCGACTATTAAGGATGCTCACAACATCGTTGTCATGACTTCTGGGCGTATTGTGGAACAAGGTACCCAtgacgagcttcttgaaAAGAAAGGCGCATACTATAAGCTTGTGTCGGCCCAGAACATTGCCGCCGCAGACGACTTGACccctgaggaggaggagcgcaTCAATGAACACGAAGAGGAACTCATTCGAAAGATGTCCACGAACAAGGAAGGCGAATTTACCGTTGATCCTGATGATGATATCGCTGCCAAGCTTCGTCGCTCATCTACTCAGAAGTCTGTGTCCAGTATTGCACTGCAGAAGAACAAGGCggaagccgagaagaagtACGGACTGTGGACATTATTGAAGCTCATCACTTCTTTTAACACTCCCGAGTGGCACCTCATGCTCTTTGGTTTGGTCTTTGCTGCcatttgtggtggtggtaacCCTACGGCAGcagtcttcttcgccaagcAGATTGTCACATTGTCACAACCCGTTACTGATGCTAATCGCAACGAAATCAAGAAGGACTCTGATTTCTGGAGTGCCATGTACTTGATGCTTGCTTTTGTCCAGTTCATAGCCTTCTCTGCTCAGGGCATCGCCTTCGCCATGTGCTCTGAGCGCCTGGTTCGTCGAGTCCGTGACAAGGCCTTCAGAGCAATGCTTCGACAGGACGTGgccttcttcgacaaggacgagaaCACTGCTGGTGCGCTCACATCTTTCTTGTCAACGGAAACTACTCACGTGGCTGGCCTCAGTGGTGTCACTCTTGGTACCTTGCTCATGATGTCCACCACGCTGattgctgcttgtgctcttggccttgcaATTGGCTGGAAGTTGTCGCTTGTCTGTATCGCAACTATGCCCATTCTTCTCGGCTGTGGCTTCTTCCGATTCTGGATGCTCGCCCACTTCCAGAGGCGATCAAAGGCTGCGTACGCGTCATCAGCTACTTTTGCCTCTGAGGCCATTTCGGCCATTCGCACCGTTGCCGCTCTCACCCGTGAGAAGGACGTTTTGACACAGTATCGTGATTCTCTCGCTGAGCAGCAGCGCCGCAGCTTGATGTCGGTTCTAAAGTCTAGCGCACTCTACGCCGCGTCCCAATCGTTGCTTTTCCTCTGCTTCGCCCTCGGTTTCTGGTACGGAGGCACTCTCATTGGCAAGGGTGAATATGACCAATTCCAATTCTTCTTGTGTTTCATGGCTGTTATCTTCGGCGCTCAGTCCGCGGGTACTATCTTCTCGTTTGCTCCCGATATGGGCAAGGCTCACCACGCGGCTGGGGAGTTGAAGACACTTTTTGACCGCAAGCCCACCATTGACTCTTGGTCCGAGGAGGGTCAGCGACTGCCAGAGGTTGATGGAACTCTCGAATTTCGCGACGTCCATTTCCGATACCCCACGCGACCTGATGTCCCTGTGTTGCGTGGTCTCAATCTGACTATCCGTCCTGGCCAATATGTCGCCTTGGTTGGTGCCTCTGGCTGCGGCAAGAGCACAACCATTGCCCTCTTGGAACGATTCTACGACCCTCTCTCCGGCGGCGTTTTTgtcgacgacaaggagattAGCTCGCTCAACATTAACGACTACCGCTCCCACATTGCTCTTGTTAGCCAAGAACCAACCTTATATCAGGGTACTATCAAGGAAAATATTCTCCTTGGCAGCGCAAAGGAGAACGTCTCCGACGATGCCATTGAGTTTGCTTGCCGCGAGGCCAACATCTacgacttcatcatctccctTCCTGAAGGCTTCAACACTGTCGTTGGCAGCAAGGGTACTCTGCTCTCAGGTGGCCAGAAGCAGCGTATTGCCATTGCTCGCGCTCTTATTCGTGACCCCAAgatccttctccttgacgaagccaCGTCCGCTCTCGACTCTGAATCTGAGCACGTTGTCCAGGCTGCCctcgacaaggctgccaagggtCGTACCACCATTGCTGTTGCCCATCGTCTCAGCACTATCCAGAAGGCCGATGTCATCTACGTATTCGACCAGGGCCGCATTGTTGAGGCGGGTACTCATTCTGagctgatgaagaagaatggcCGCTACGCAGAGCTGGTCAACCTGCAAAGTTTGGCGAAGCACGGTTAG
- a CDS encoding WSC domain-containing protein (similar to Cordyceps militaris CM01 XP_006667598.1), translated as MKLNAVAAATALVGSVAAAKNERTFAVLRFTNKQLTKGRVDPIVTPGKPSTHVHNVLGGSAFGISSTGKDLMESKCSTAMIKGDNSNYWFPSLYFKDPKTGKLEDVEVFYANAYYFFEPTNDDIKAFPVGLSVVSGDPKLRDPPKGGASSNLDPSRGPVNPIKYTCPRSNFNPPSWPSNSNGLMAGIQDPNNKGEGVGFPDMNCDGYASPLRADVHFPSCYNPAAGLTNYKENMAFPSDAGNGKSDCPKGWIHVPHLFLEVYWNTPLFKDRWTQGKGKQPFVLSNGDATGYSNHADFMAGWDEKLLQHIIDTCNAGSQGMDKCPGLFYGLNKGDCTIPNPVEEKINGVLDVLPGDNPITGWSYGGNGTSPGGNDPQPSKSQTGGGDNTVKPTSTKPPGGENTNKPSNKPTTEVNKPTTDGNKPTSTKNPGNTATSKPAATSDVTGSKPTLPTEPSKCTPKVHTVYETVTVTAQMPGITNPPVSNSTRTAGGFTYAGCFKDSSNRALNGEIRPNLGAMSNEKCVKHCSAAGYALAGTEYGGQCYCGNELVGSQKLDDSTCNVACEGDKSDVCGGGWALSVYSKDGEASLKGAKGRRYVHEHLQRHRSPHY; from the exons ATGAAGCTCAACGCAGTAGCTGCTGCTACGGCTCTTGTTGGCTCCGTAGCCGCAGCCAAGAATGAACGAACATTTGCTGTTCTTCGCTTTACGAACAAGCAACTCACCAAGGGTAGAGTAGATCCTATCGTCACTCCGGGTAAACCCTCGACGCACGTTCATAACGTGCTTGGTGGCAGTGCTTTCGGCATCAGCTCAACTGGCAAGGATCTGATGGAGTCGAAATGTAGCACTGCCATGATCAAGGGTGACAATAGCAACTATTGGTTTCCTTCGCTTTACTTCAAAGATCCCAAAACCGGCAAACTGGAAGACGTCGAAGTCTTTTACGCCAACGCCTACTACTT CTTTGAACCAACAAATGATGACATCAAAGCCTTCCCAGTTGGCTTGTCTGTTGTCAGCGGAGATCCCAAACTACGAGACCCGCCAAAGGGCGGCGCGTCTTCGAACCTCGACCCATCCAGGGGCCCGGTCAATCCCATCAAGTACACTTGCCCTCGTTCCAACTTCAATCCGCCATCGTGGCCCTCAAACTCCAACGGCCTGATGGCTGGTATCCAGGACCCTAACAACAAGGGAGAAGGAGTCGGTTTCCCGGATATGAACTGTGATGGTTATGCATCACCCCTGAGAGCAGACGTTCACTTCCCGTCATGCTACAATCCTGCCGCTGGGTTGACCAACTACAAAGAGAACATGGCGTTTCCCAGTGACGCTGGAAATGGGAAATCAGACTGTCCTAAGGGATGGATTCATGTGCCTCACCTCTTCCTGGAAGTCTACTGGAATACTCCACTGTTTAAAGACCGATGGACacaaggaaaaggcaaaCAGCCTTTCGTTCTTTCCAACGGTGACGCCACTGGCTACAGTAACCATGCAGACTTCATGGCCGGCTGGGACGAAAAGCTCCTTCAGCACATCATCGACACATGCAATGCAGGCTCCCAGGGTATGGACAAGTGCCCCGGTCTGTTCTATGGTTTGAATAAGGGCGATTGCACCATCCCTAACCCCGTTGAAGAGAAAATCAACGGCGTTCTGGATGTCCTGCCCGGAGACAACCCTATTACTGGTTGGTCCTATGGCGGAAACGGAACCTCACCGGGTGGCAATGACCCTCAGCCCTCAAAGTCCCagacaggaggaggagacaATACCGTCAAAcccaccagcaccaagccTCCTGGTGGCGAAAACACTAACAAGCCCTCCAACAAGCCGACTACAGAAGTGAATAAGCCGACGACAGATGGAAACAAGCCGACTTCGACCAAGAACCCTGGCAACACTGCCACCTCCAAACCCGCGGCAACGTCAGATGTGACTGGTTCTAAGCCTACTCTGCCAACAGAACCATCTAAATGCACCCCCAAGGTTCATACCGTCTACGAGACTGTCACCGTCACAGCGCAAATGCCAGGCATCACAAACCCACCTGTTTCCAATTCAACACGCACTGCAGGTGGTTTCACCTATGCCGGCTGCTTCAAGGATTCTAGCAACCGGGCTCTTAACGGCGAGATCCGTCCCAACTTGGGCGCCATGAGCAACGAGAAATGTGTGAAACACTGTAGCGCTGCCGGGTATGCTCTTGCTGGTACTGAGTATGGCGGTCAGTGCTACTGCGGTAACGAACTCGTTGGATCCCAGAAGCTTGACGACTCTACCTGCAATGTCGCCTGTGAGGGTGACAAATCAGACGTTTGTGGAGGAGGCTGGGCACTCAGCGTGTACAGCAAGGACGGTGAAGCTAGCTTGAAAGGCGCGAAGGGTCGTAGATATGTCCATGAGCACCTTCAGAGGCACCGCAGCCCTCATTATTAG
- a CDS encoding transcription factor tfiiib component (similar to Metarhizium acridum CQMa 102 XP_007810040.1): protein MSSMFKKKGGLAFKPKAPVARPRSGPAPSTSRTAAPQPPQPTIDELPESTPEVASEIIEQKPGPPEISQKGSHDAVEKSTGLENELPVAPTRRTTRRSSQLESSSRPQIRPEASAEKSVGSEVTPATPSQSGPSTRTRRQSASKPPPQPSIETPEQPPQSEEAAVPKLTEPATAAQSTPGAVSEESTTVTRTSTRASARKSTTTNTTDAATPATEGELSRPKKRQRKTSRQDDSSETPAPRKRKTSTPNANGSRSSSRRARSLTPDDAEDQIVDLQKLKMSDLTRDLRIGKKFSRHDELRNRERQARLKAKLEKDGDTPSDPGVSGVQSPAPDSTNGSTTKPKSGTPGSTTTPSAAAAGPQFRIVDGQIVVDQSSLVMDRHARAAAARANEDMETIEENDFTRLITSSSFMNTSRLKGPNVWTDVETELFYRGLRMFGTEFEMISKMFPGKQRRHIKLKYNREERHNPHRIDEAVMGVKTTKMDIDEYRAFTGAEFESVETIEAEQRKIQEGYEAERQRLADEQAEIMRKKKEELFADEDGEEGDFKKKRKGKKKGKQSIQYGLNGEPITGE from the coding sequence ATGAGCTCTATGTTCAAGAAGAAAGGCGGCCTCGCCTTCAAGCCCAAGGCTCCAGTCGCACGACCAAGAAGCGGCCCGGCGCCTTCCACCTCAAGAACAGCAGCAccccaaccaccacagcccaCGATTGATGAGCTTCCAGAGTCTACGCCAGAGGTCGCGTCGGAAATTATAGAGCAAAAACCAGGCCCTCCCGAAATTTCTCAAAAGGGCTCTCACGACGCAGTCGAGAAATCAACAGGATTGGAAAACGAATTACCAGTCGCACCGACTCGGCGAACCACAAGGCGATCGTCACAATTGGAGTCCAGCTCTAGACCACAAATACGACCAGAGGCATCAGCAGAGAAGAGTGTTGGCTCAGAGGTTACTCCCGCTACCCCATCACAATCAGGCCCAAGCACACGTACGCGGCGGCAATCAGCCTCGAAACCCCCTCCACAGCCATCCATAGAAACACCAGAACAGCCCCCGCAGTCAGAGGAAGCTGCGGTACCGAAATTGACAGAACCAGCTACAGCCGCCCAAAGTACTCCCGGTGCCGTCTCAGAAGAATCAACAACTGTCACCAGAACATCAACCAGGGCCTCTGCCAGAAAGTCAACAACCACGAACACCACCGATGCCGCCACGCCAGCAACGGAAGGTGAACTGTCACGGCCCAAAAAACGCCAGCGAAAAACATCCCGACAAGACGACAGCTCGGAAACACCGGCCCCAAGAAAACGCAAAACCAGCACACCCAATGCCAATGGATCTCGATCCAGTTCCCGACGCGCTCGGTCCCTAACGCCAGACGATGCAGAAGACCAAATCGTCGATTTACAAAAGCTCAAAATGTCCGATTTGACACGGGACCTACGAATCGGCAAGAAGTTCAGTCGTCACGATGAACTGCGCAACCGTGAACGTCAGGCCCGTCTAAAAGCCAAGCTGGAAAAGGACGGCGACACACCCAGTGATCCAGGTGTCTCTGGCGTACAATCCCCAGCCCCAGACTCAACCAACGGCTCGACGACAAAACCCAAGAGCGGCACACCAGGAAGCACCACCACGCCgtccgcagcagcagcaggcccTCAATTCCGCATCGTCGATGGCCAAATCGTCGTCGACCAATCCTCCCTCGTCATGGACCGTCACGCCCGCGCAGCCGCCGCCCGCGCAAACGAGGACATGGAAACCATTGAAGAAAACGACTTCACGCGCCTTatcacctcctcctccttcatgAACACCTCCAGGCTCAAAGGGCCGAATGTCTGGACGGATGTCGAAACGGAGCTCTTCTATCGTGGTCTCCGTATGTTCGGCACAGAATTCGAAATGATTTCCAAAATGTTCCCCGGCAAGCAACGCCGCCACATCAAATTAAAGTACAATCGCGAGGAGCGGCACAATCCCCACCGCATAGACGAGGCAGTCATGGGCGTAAAAACCACcaagatggacattgacgaaTATCGGGCCTTTACCGGCGCAGAATTCGAATCCGTAGAGACGATAGAGGCGGAGCAGCGCAAGATCCAGGAGGGTTATGAAGCAGAGAGGCAGAGGTTGGCGGATGAACAGGCCGAGATtatgaggaagaagaaggaggagtTGTTTGCGGATGAGGACGGCGAGGAGGGTGAtttcaagaagaagcgcaaggggaagaagaagggaaagcAGAGTATCCAGTACGGTTTGAATGGGGAGCCTATCACTGGGGAATGA